The proteins below are encoded in one region of Hordeum vulgare subsp. vulgare chromosome 3H, MorexV3_pseudomolecules_assembly, whole genome shotgun sequence:
- the LOC123445325 gene encoding uncharacterized protein LOC123445325 isoform X3 — protein MNRLSRPLASLMASSPPRWWPPSLARRLSPPNEPHNPTVRRASRSSEVKGDDSAKPDMRMLTTPAHEHSAITQGMDNMSKTKEFLSCYGEVIDGKRDTWGKTAYCGEEIVDSDEEVYESWDALMARYPFEGVLPLDVFPKSRHRDGSIYKCEHPWTRKCRITNRSETVIEAMMFTEPSNCFILNGTCMQHAPSHMFQILSIKLAKLDLDGEPVALYGYIAVRDDLDPLLNYIIKYRRDDPIIVEQGSLFNLAGPKRGIDFYGDILIEYDMRIRTAKEEKDDLQLIDGASMIGDMGLETCHAFTNRIHGDSGAVDVTFSRLEDAVEATVEVFISEVQNSFNLFLGCLTSGLSEEIRLFDGVIGETQSLKRSVVAVVTGSSIHLKLKVGPESSSSTEHDCSFIAGNHGSNARKIETDFALISVKVTWSPLPMGH, from the exons ATGAACCGCCTCTCGCGACCACTTGCCTCTTTGATGGCCTCTTCTCCGCCTCGCTGGTGGCCACCGTCGCTTGCGCGACGACTTTCCCCACCCAATGAGCCTCACAATCCAACTGTTCGTCGTGCTTCCAG AAGCAGTGAAGTAAAAGGCGATGATTCTGCCAAACCAGACATGCGGATGCTCACTACTCCTGCCCACGAACACTCTGCCATCACCCAAGGCATGGACAACATGAGCAAAACTAAGGAGTTCCTTTCTTGTTATGGTGAGGTTATAGATGGCAAACGTGATACATGGGGGAAAACTGCTTACTGTGGGGAAGAAATCGTGGACAGTGATGAGGAAGTATACGAGAGCTGGGATGCATTGATGGCTCGATACCCCTTTGAAGGTGTACTCCCTTTGGATGTATTTCCAAAAAGCAGGCACCGTGATGGTTCTATATACAAATGCGAACATCCATGGACAAGAAAATGTCGCATTACAAACCGCAGTGAGA CTGTGATCGAGGCAATGATGTTTACAGAGCCCTCAAATTGCTTCATCCTCAACGGAACTTGCATGCAGCATGCACCTAGTCACATGTTCCAAATTTTATCAATAAAGCTGGCTAAACTTGACTTGGATGGTGAACCAGTAGCATTATATGGATACATAGCAGTGCGGGATGATCTGGATCCATTGCTTAATTATATCATCAAATATAGGAGGGATGATCCCATCATCGTGGAGCAG GGTTCTCTCTTCAACTTGGCTGGCCCCAAGAGAGGGATTGATTTTTATGGTGATATTCTAATCGAATATGACATGAGGATCAGGACTGCGAAAGAAGAAAAGGATGATCTACAGTTGATCGATGGTGCGTCAATGATAGGCGACATGGGCTTAGAGACTTGTCATGCGTTCACAAATCGCATCCATGGCGATTCTGGCGCAGTTGATGTAACTTTTTCACGTCTTGAAGATGCAGTTGAGGCAACCGTAGAAGTTTTTATATCAGAAGTGCAAAAcagttttaatttgtttctcggctgtttgaccagtgggttgagtgaAGAAATCCGGCTCTTCGATGGTGTCATTGGTGAgacacaaagcttaaaaaggtcTGTGGTTGCTGTAGTGACAGGTTCTTCGATACACCTGAAGTTGAAGGTTGGCCCGGAGTCGTCCAGTTCCACTGAACATGATTGTTCCTTCATTGCTGGCAATCACGGGTCTAATGCTCGAAAGATAGAGACCGATTTTGCGTTAATCTCAGTGAAGGTGACCTGGTCGCCTTTGCCTATGGGGCACTAG
- the LOC123445325 gene encoding uncharacterized protein LOC123445325 isoform X2 translates to MNRLSRPLASLMASSPPRWWPPSLARRLSPPNEPHNPTVRRASRFPLGFRNMATGIRSSEVKGDDSAKPDMRMLTTPAHEHSAITQGMDNMSKTKEFLSCYGEVIDGKRDTWGKTAYCGEEIVDSDEEVYESWDALMARYPFEGVLPLDVFPKSRHRDGSIYKCEHPWTRKCRITNRSETVIEAMMFTEPSNCFILNGTCMQHAPSHMFQILSIKLAKLDLDGEPVALYGYIAVRDDLDPLLNYIIKYRRDDPIIVEQGSLFNLAGPKRGIDFYGDILIEYDMRIRTAKEEKDDLQLIDGASMIGDMGLETCHAFTNRIHGDSGAVDVTFSRLEDAVEATVEVFISEVQNSFNLFLGCLTSGLSEEIRLFDGVIGETQSLKRSVVAVVTGSSIHLKLKVGPESSSSTEHDCSFIAGNHGSNARKIETDFALISVKVTWSPLPMGH, encoded by the exons ATGAACCGCCTCTCGCGACCACTTGCCTCTTTGATGGCCTCTTCTCCGCCTCGCTGGTGGCCACCGTCGCTTGCGCGACGACTTTCCCCACCCAATGAGCCTCACAATCCAACTGTTCGTCGTGCTTCCAG ATTTCCTCTTGGATTTCGGAACATGGCCACCGGCATCAGAAGCAGTGAAGTAAAAGGCGATGATTCTGCCAAACCAGACATGCGGATGCTCACTACTCCTGCCCACGAACACTCTGCCATCACCCAAGGCATGGACAACATGAGCAAAACTAAGGAGTTCCTTTCTTGTTATGGTGAGGTTATAGATGGCAAACGTGATACATGGGGGAAAACTGCTTACTGTGGGGAAGAAATCGTGGACAGTGATGAGGAAGTATACGAGAGCTGGGATGCATTGATGGCTCGATACCCCTTTGAAGGTGTACTCCCTTTGGATGTATTTCCAAAAAGCAGGCACCGTGATGGTTCTATATACAAATGCGAACATCCATGGACAAGAAAATGTCGCATTACAAACCGCAGTGAGA CTGTGATCGAGGCAATGATGTTTACAGAGCCCTCAAATTGCTTCATCCTCAACGGAACTTGCATGCAGCATGCACCTAGTCACATGTTCCAAATTTTATCAATAAAGCTGGCTAAACTTGACTTGGATGGTGAACCAGTAGCATTATATGGATACATAGCAGTGCGGGATGATCTGGATCCATTGCTTAATTATATCATCAAATATAGGAGGGATGATCCCATCATCGTGGAGCAG GGTTCTCTCTTCAACTTGGCTGGCCCCAAGAGAGGGATTGATTTTTATGGTGATATTCTAATCGAATATGACATGAGGATCAGGACTGCGAAAGAAGAAAAGGATGATCTACAGTTGATCGATGGTGCGTCAATGATAGGCGACATGGGCTTAGAGACTTGTCATGCGTTCACAAATCGCATCCATGGCGATTCTGGCGCAGTTGATGTAACTTTTTCACGTCTTGAAGATGCAGTTGAGGCAACCGTAGAAGTTTTTATATCAGAAGTGCAAAAcagttttaatttgtttctcggctgtttgaccagtgggttgagtgaAGAAATCCGGCTCTTCGATGGTGTCATTGGTGAgacacaaagcttaaaaaggtcTGTGGTTGCTGTAGTGACAGGTTCTTCGATACACCTGAAGTTGAAGGTTGGCCCGGAGTCGTCCAGTTCCACTGAACATGATTGTTCCTTCATTGCTGGCAATCACGGGTCTAATGCTCGAAAGATAGAGACCGATTTTGCGTTAATCTCAGTGAAGGTGACCTGGTCGCCTTTGCCTATGGGGCACTAG
- the LOC123445325 gene encoding uncharacterized protein LOC123445325 isoform X1: protein MNRLSRPLASLMASSPPRWWPPSLARRLSPPNEPHNPTVRRASSDRFPLGFRNMATGIRSSEVKGDDSAKPDMRMLTTPAHEHSAITQGMDNMSKTKEFLSCYGEVIDGKRDTWGKTAYCGEEIVDSDEEVYESWDALMARYPFEGVLPLDVFPKSRHRDGSIYKCEHPWTRKCRITNRSETVIEAMMFTEPSNCFILNGTCMQHAPSHMFQILSIKLAKLDLDGEPVALYGYIAVRDDLDPLLNYIIKYRRDDPIIVEQGSLFNLAGPKRGIDFYGDILIEYDMRIRTAKEEKDDLQLIDGASMIGDMGLETCHAFTNRIHGDSGAVDVTFSRLEDAVEATVEVFISEVQNSFNLFLGCLTSGLSEEIRLFDGVIGETQSLKRSVVAVVTGSSIHLKLKVGPESSSSTEHDCSFIAGNHGSNARKIETDFALISVKVTWSPLPMGH, encoded by the exons ATGAACCGCCTCTCGCGACCACTTGCCTCTTTGATGGCCTCTTCTCCGCCTCGCTGGTGGCCACCGTCGCTTGCGCGACGACTTTCCCCACCCAATGAGCCTCACAATCCAACTGTTCGTCGTGCTTCCAG TGATAGATTTCCTCTTGGATTTCGGAACATGGCCACCGGCATCAGAAGCAGTGAAGTAAAAGGCGATGATTCTGCCAAACCAGACATGCGGATGCTCACTACTCCTGCCCACGAACACTCTGCCATCACCCAAGGCATGGACAACATGAGCAAAACTAAGGAGTTCCTTTCTTGTTATGGTGAGGTTATAGATGGCAAACGTGATACATGGGGGAAAACTGCTTACTGTGGGGAAGAAATCGTGGACAGTGATGAGGAAGTATACGAGAGCTGGGATGCATTGATGGCTCGATACCCCTTTGAAGGTGTACTCCCTTTGGATGTATTTCCAAAAAGCAGGCACCGTGATGGTTCTATATACAAATGCGAACATCCATGGACAAGAAAATGTCGCATTACAAACCGCAGTGAGA CTGTGATCGAGGCAATGATGTTTACAGAGCCCTCAAATTGCTTCATCCTCAACGGAACTTGCATGCAGCATGCACCTAGTCACATGTTCCAAATTTTATCAATAAAGCTGGCTAAACTTGACTTGGATGGTGAACCAGTAGCATTATATGGATACATAGCAGTGCGGGATGATCTGGATCCATTGCTTAATTATATCATCAAATATAGGAGGGATGATCCCATCATCGTGGAGCAG GGTTCTCTCTTCAACTTGGCTGGCCCCAAGAGAGGGATTGATTTTTATGGTGATATTCTAATCGAATATGACATGAGGATCAGGACTGCGAAAGAAGAAAAGGATGATCTACAGTTGATCGATGGTGCGTCAATGATAGGCGACATGGGCTTAGAGACTTGTCATGCGTTCACAAATCGCATCCATGGCGATTCTGGCGCAGTTGATGTAACTTTTTCACGTCTTGAAGATGCAGTTGAGGCAACCGTAGAAGTTTTTATATCAGAAGTGCAAAAcagttttaatttgtttctcggctgtttgaccagtgggttgagtgaAGAAATCCGGCTCTTCGATGGTGTCATTGGTGAgacacaaagcttaaaaaggtcTGTGGTTGCTGTAGTGACAGGTTCTTCGATACACCTGAAGTTGAAGGTTGGCCCGGAGTCGTCCAGTTCCACTGAACATGATTGTTCCTTCATTGCTGGCAATCACGGGTCTAATGCTCGAAAGATAGAGACCGATTTTGCGTTAATCTCAGTGAAGGTGACCTGGTCGCCTTTGCCTATGGGGCACTAG